In Reichenbachiella agarivorans, one genomic interval encodes:
- a CDS encoding SusC/RagA family TonB-linked outer membrane protein — MREKTILLSSFPGRAACCMILLLFFSAFVQDSFAQGGQKVSGKITDENGDPLPGVNVVIKDSSIGTITDLDGNFALSAPEGAILTFSFIGYISKEVPLSNQSVIDVGMELDIESLEEVVVVGFAEQKKESVVGSIVTTTGDEVVKSGGVTTVSEALAGLMPGVTTQQNAGIPGASQAEILIRGKSSWNNNSPLVLVDGVERDMNNIDPNEIESITVLKDASATAVFGARAGNGAIIVTTKTGTTGKVNVNFSANFGMKQPTIDTDYMTDMPTNLRHMNIAAMNDRQFGSMVPEQTIAAWEDPNRNPDLYTYTDWVDEMLGNGYNQSYNLNISGGNEFVKYFTSFGHNNDGDIFDLEDQPDYDPRTWQKRYNYRANVDVNLTKSTTVKMKLAGEITNWNGNFVTAAGGGTGFSQGSDAGRNLYLQQFYNWPMVGAPPVFSTGEYGIEQGVAENPNYLVRMQHNGSVQKKSNKLWTDFGLEQDLSSLVDGLKLRGKVAYSSYFQYKQETTHNAIQYYSEPVSGTDQTEVNLVQYGSNTQDVQKPPVLQAEVLDAYNRSLYYEGGFDYANTFGAHSVSALGLFYRQEDQNKVEFKAVLESWIGRVTYNYDERYFVEVNGAYNGSEKFAPGHRFGFFPSGAVGWMVSNESFMQGTKNWLDHFKIRYSYGVVGAEKSAARFAYVSTYSQDDNANRSPYFGQNKEKIPVYKEGKVPNPGATWEESTKQNLGVELGFFDSRLTLNVDLYDEKRENIFLNRKSVSIFSGFPGQVQANVGSTESHGIEFDMQWREIVSTDFSYFLKANLSLAENRVIFKDDQKYAPEYQKEAGKPIGSWRGLMIDSYLDSWDEVYNTTESSWGAYDLIPGDFQYVDYNADGIIDTEDNVVIKQPNYAANAYAFSGGVTFKGITLTARFTGVFNMAKYMSPSYLWEYETRSILGFQLNNNEQLDYWSEDNLDASHPVLHLSNTHNRQTNTHTIRRADYLKLQMAEVSYKLPMQKVNLINNFEIYVNGNNLWTWSQLPDEFDPEAISLDVYPISRRYNVGFRVTF, encoded by the coding sequence ATGCGTGAAAAGACTATACTACTTTCTAGCTTCCCAGGAAGGGCAGCTTGTTGTATGATATTGCTGCTGTTCTTTTCGGCCTTTGTTCAGGACTCCTTTGCTCAAGGTGGCCAAAAGGTATCAGGAAAGATTACAGACGAAAACGGAGACCCACTACCTGGGGTCAACGTAGTGATTAAAGATTCGTCCATAGGTACGATCACCGATTTGGATGGCAATTTTGCTCTCAGTGCTCCAGAAGGGGCAATTCTTACTTTTTCCTTCATTGGCTACATATCTAAAGAGGTACCCTTGTCTAACCAATCTGTCATAGATGTAGGCATGGAGCTCGATATTGAGTCACTCGAAGAGGTCGTCGTTGTGGGCTTTGCCGAGCAAAAAAAGGAGAGTGTAGTGGGTTCTATCGTGACTACTACTGGAGATGAAGTGGTGAAATCCGGAGGAGTGACTACTGTCAGTGAGGCTCTAGCAGGTTTGATGCCAGGGGTGACTACCCAGCAAAATGCTGGTATTCCAGGCGCATCACAAGCAGAAATCCTCATCAGAGGCAAATCCTCATGGAACAATAACTCACCTCTGGTACTGGTTGATGGTGTGGAGCGCGATATGAACAATATCGATCCAAACGAGATCGAATCAATCACAGTACTCAAAGACGCTTCTGCCACTGCGGTATTTGGTGCTCGGGCGGGTAATGGTGCCATCATCGTGACAACCAAAACGGGTACTACGGGTAAAGTCAACGTAAACTTCAGCGCCAATTTTGGTATGAAGCAGCCGACAATAGATACGGATTATATGACTGATATGCCTACCAACCTCAGGCACATGAATATTGCCGCTATGAACGACCGTCAGTTTGGCTCGATGGTGCCTGAGCAGACGATTGCTGCTTGGGAAGACCCCAATAGAAATCCAGATTTGTACACCTATACAGACTGGGTAGATGAGATGCTAGGCAATGGCTACAACCAAAGCTATAACTTGAACATCTCTGGAGGCAATGAATTTGTCAAATACTTCACCTCTTTTGGTCACAACAATGATGGGGATATTTTTGATCTCGAAGATCAACCAGATTATGACCCTCGTACCTGGCAAAAACGCTACAATTACAGAGCCAATGTGGACGTAAATTTGACTAAGAGCACGACAGTCAAAATGAAGTTGGCAGGTGAGATTACCAACTGGAACGGAAACTTTGTGACTGCAGCAGGCGGTGGTACAGGTTTTTCTCAGGGATCTGATGCTGGCCGAAACCTTTACCTCCAGCAGTTTTATAACTGGCCTATGGTAGGAGCTCCTCCAGTGTTTTCTACTGGCGAGTATGGAATAGAACAGGGGGTCGCTGAAAACCCCAATTACCTGGTGAGAATGCAACACAATGGTTCTGTGCAGAAAAAGTCCAACAAGCTTTGGACGGACTTTGGGTTAGAGCAGGATTTAAGTTCTTTGGTAGATGGGCTGAAGCTCCGAGGCAAGGTAGCCTACAGTTCTTACTTTCAATACAAGCAAGAAACTACCCACAATGCCATTCAGTACTATAGTGAGCCAGTGTCTGGTACTGATCAGACAGAAGTGAATTTGGTACAGTACGGTAGCAATACGCAGGATGTACAAAAACCACCAGTCTTGCAAGCCGAAGTATTAGATGCTTACAACAGGAGCCTGTACTACGAAGGAGGCTTTGACTATGCAAATACTTTTGGAGCACATTCTGTCTCTGCTTTGGGATTGTTTTATCGTCAAGAAGACCAAAACAAAGTGGAGTTCAAGGCAGTACTCGAAAGTTGGATTGGTCGTGTGACTTATAACTACGATGAACGTTATTTTGTTGAAGTAAATGGTGCATACAATGGATCTGAAAAATTTGCCCCTGGTCACCGTTTCGGTTTCTTTCCATCAGGTGCAGTTGGCTGGATGGTGTCCAACGAGAGTTTTATGCAAGGAACCAAGAATTGGTTGGATCATTTCAAAATTCGATACTCTTATGGCGTAGTAGGTGCTGAAAAGTCCGCTGCACGTTTTGCTTATGTCTCTACCTATTCACAGGATGACAATGCCAACCGTTCACCCTACTTTGGTCAAAATAAGGAGAAAATCCCAGTTTACAAGGAGGGTAAAGTACCTAACCCTGGTGCTACCTGGGAGGAAAGTACCAAGCAGAATCTCGGGGTTGAGCTAGGTTTCTTTGATAGTCGCCTGACCTTGAATGTGGATTTATATGATGAAAAGCGCGAGAATATATTCTTGAATAGAAAGTCAGTGAGTATTTTCTCTGGTTTTCCTGGGCAGGTCCAAGCCAACGTCGGTAGTACCGAATCTCACGGTATTGAATTCGACATGCAATGGAGAGAAATAGTCTCTACCGACTTTTCATACTTCCTCAAAGCTAACCTCAGTTTGGCAGAAAACAGGGTCATTTTTAAGGATGACCAGAAGTATGCACCTGAATATCAGAAGGAAGCAGGGAAGCCAATTGGCTCTTGGAGAGGATTGATGATTGATAGCTACCTGGACAGTTGGGACGAGGTGTACAATACCACGGAGTCTTCATGGGGAGCCTACGATTTGATCCCAGGAGATTTCCAATATGTGGATTACAATGCCGATGGAATTATTGATACTGAAGACAATGTAGTCATCAAGCAGCCAAATTATGCAGCCAATGCTTATGCCTTTTCTGGTGGTGTCACTTTCAAAGGGATAACCCTGACTGCTCGTTTTACAGGGGTGTTTAATATGGCTAAGTACATGTCTCCAAGCTATCTGTGGGAGTATGAGACCAGAAGTATCCTTGGTTTCCAACTCAACAATAATGAGCAACTTGACTATTGGTCAGAGGACAATCTAGATGCGTCGCATCCAGTACTGCACCTCTCTAATACACACAACAGACAGACCAATACACACACGATCAGAAGAGCAGATTATTTGAAGTTGCAAATGGCAGAGGTGTCCTATAAGCTACCGATGCAAAAAGTGAATTTGATCAATAATTTCGAAATTTATGTCAACGGAAACAACCTGTGGACTTGGAGTCAGTTACCTGACGAATTTGATCCAGAGGCCATTAGTCTTGATGTATATCCGATTTCGAGGAGATACAATGTTGGATTTAGGGTGACATTCTAA
- a CDS encoding PKD domain-containing protein: MKKKSINRYIGVVAMCGILLWGCEEEAANNAPPEKGQASASVSETLLVNGQSAEFIDESGQTVKRIWNFEGGNPKQSTDPNVEVMYENAGEYKASLTLEYESGLSELVVFPIKVLPDLEPRIGLDLLESDSGFHISIGDEVKFLDQSIGEPDQWEWIFEGATPLSSTEQNPSITYNTLGDYDVTLKTTRNNPDGSTEMVVMSELIHVNSIIPVVANFEVDKKILAPGESIAFTSKSLGSPDVFEWQFEGGVPTTSTSKNPSVKYNNSGWYNVYLKTYKASRPENYDEIDTLVVYVRAEDQLCTASPNLLACGNFDLESEDISEWVAGTSGSVIDRMPKLSYSPTLGKDGSGAIIFEFDGNGAPVVQFYSQQFEVKAQGDYTFSADLYAETLPATGGNPMVVEVSLISNHSGNTELYKSWQAPAGMKDQWYRANVIKTLPPGKYNIAFKVYNGAARWRFDNVAVVRN; the protein is encoded by the coding sequence ATGAAAAAGAAATCAATAAATAGATACATAGGAGTTGTGGCCATGTGTGGCATATTGCTCTGGGGATGCGAAGAAGAAGCCGCAAACAATGCGCCACCTGAAAAGGGGCAAGCAAGTGCATCGGTAAGTGAGACCTTGCTGGTCAATGGACAGAGTGCCGAGTTTATAGATGAGTCGGGACAAACCGTCAAAAGGATTTGGAATTTTGAGGGAGGAAATCCCAAGCAATCAACGGATCCAAATGTAGAAGTGATGTATGAAAATGCTGGAGAATACAAGGCCAGTTTGACGCTGGAATACGAATCAGGTCTATCAGAACTGGTAGTGTTCCCCATCAAGGTATTGCCTGATCTAGAACCTAGGATAGGGTTGGATTTGCTTGAATCTGATTCTGGTTTTCATATCTCTATAGGTGACGAAGTGAAATTTTTGGATCAGAGCATTGGAGAACCAGATCAGTGGGAGTGGATTTTTGAAGGAGCAACTCCTTTAAGTTCTACAGAGCAAAATCCATCCATCACTTATAATACATTAGGGGATTATGATGTGACACTCAAAACCACTAGAAACAATCCCGATGGCTCTACTGAAATGGTGGTAATGAGTGAGTTGATCCACGTCAATTCAATTATTCCAGTGGTTGCGAATTTTGAGGTGGACAAGAAAATCCTGGCACCAGGCGAATCTATTGCCTTCACAAGTAAATCACTTGGGTCGCCAGATGTGTTTGAATGGCAATTTGAAGGAGGGGTACCAACTACATCAACTAGCAAGAATCCAAGTGTTAAATACAATAATTCTGGGTGGTATAATGTGTACTTGAAAACCTATAAAGCTTCCAGACCTGAAAACTACGATGAGATCGATACTTTGGTGGTTTATGTGAGGGCTGAAGATCAGCTTTGTACAGCTTCTCCTAATTTATTGGCATGTGGAAATTTTGATTTGGAAAGTGAAGACATCTCAGAATGGGTTGCAGGGACTTCTGGTTCAGTGATTGATAGAATGCCTAAGTTAAGCTACTCTCCTACATTAGGAAAAGATGGGTCAGGTGCGATTATATTTGAATTTGATGGTAATGGAGCACCCGTAGTACAGTTTTATTCTCAGCAATTTGAGGTGAAGGCACAAGGTGATTATACATTCTCTGCTGACTTGTATGCCGAAACCTTGCCTGCTACAGGAGGGAATCCAATGGTTGTAGAAGTTAGCTTGATATCTAACCACTCTGGTAATACAGAACTGTATAAATCATGGCAGGCACCAGCTGGAATGAAGGATCAATGGTACAGAGCCAATGTGATTAAAACCTTGCCTCCAGGCAAATACAATATTGCATTCAAGGTGTATAATGGAGCGGCTAGATGGAGATTTGACAATGTAGCGGTTGTTAGAAACTAG
- a CDS encoding PKD domain-containing protein, with translation MLNNVRKKWISLGCWCLVAGLIAFLSSCEKEDEGTGEESGLIEIRASQKGIMRGGTVLFADSSTKVSQREWLFAGGKPETSTDATVTVQYDSAGLFKASLRVTYTNGETELEEVTIRVVDGLTAGFSVDQDSVIEYSYVQFSDTTIGTADEWIWEFEGGEPATSTDRQPMVHYKNVGMYDVKLIVKQNGEATNMDTVLVSDYIEVVLAPALVPEYEVDKVAPIEYEYVQFTDLTEGGAETYYWEFEGGQPATSTEANPRVLFTSAGNFEVTLRMTRTEPERDETLVSDITVGLAPEITADFSANVTLTPFGSQVTFTQTSSDNADGWFWEFEGGTPATSTEKKPTVTYSTIGVYDVKLTVTGTEPDRETVVTKTDYMTVTDPLPPVADFTSDYNNTLVFLAGGVIAYTDESLNDATSYLWEFEGGTPATSTDANPTVTYNTAGTYDVKLTATNDLGSDTKTLTNHVVVSSNGSVCDDSPANLIACGNYDGESDDLSGWRAARGATFTNTDLIFNQMDHLGISSTTVNGGIGSVTYEMIESNGLVIFVGSEFTVDVESSYTFTTDIYAETLGTTSGNMVVELAIIPKGTNDSNLYRAWQAPADMKDKWSTKSMNKILPVGTYVVGYRLYGGHSKWHFDNLKVVKN, from the coding sequence ATGTTGAATAATGTTCGAAAGAAATGGATCTCACTGGGCTGTTGGTGCCTGGTTGCAGGTCTGATTGCCTTCCTTTCGTCTTGTGAAAAAGAAGACGAAGGTACAGGTGAAGAGAGTGGTCTCATAGAAATACGAGCATCACAAAAAGGTATTATGCGAGGAGGAACGGTTTTATTTGCTGATTCTTCCACCAAGGTATCACAAAGAGAGTGGCTGTTTGCTGGTGGCAAACCAGAAACCTCCACTGATGCAACAGTCACAGTACAGTATGATTCTGCAGGTTTGTTCAAGGCATCACTAAGGGTGACTTATACCAACGGTGAAACAGAACTGGAAGAAGTCACCATCAGAGTGGTAGATGGTCTGACAGCAGGTTTTTCTGTAGATCAGGACTCGGTGATTGAGTACAGCTATGTGCAATTTTCTGATACTACCATTGGTACGGCTGACGAATGGATTTGGGAGTTCGAAGGTGGCGAGCCTGCGACCTCAACTGATCGACAGCCTATGGTGCACTACAAAAATGTCGGGATGTATGACGTCAAGCTGATCGTAAAACAAAACGGTGAAGCGACCAATATGGATACTGTTTTGGTTAGTGATTACATAGAGGTTGTATTGGCTCCTGCGTTGGTGCCTGAATATGAGGTAGATAAAGTTGCCCCAATAGAGTATGAGTATGTACAGTTTACCGACCTTACTGAAGGTGGGGCGGAGACCTACTATTGGGAGTTTGAAGGTGGACAACCAGCTACTTCTACAGAAGCCAATCCCAGAGTTCTTTTTACGAGTGCTGGGAATTTTGAAGTGACACTTCGAATGACCAGGACAGAGCCAGAACGCGACGAGACTTTGGTGAGTGACATCACAGTAGGTTTGGCGCCAGAAATTACTGCTGATTTCAGTGCCAATGTCACTTTGACCCCTTTTGGCTCACAGGTCACATTTACCCAGACATCTTCTGACAATGCCGACGGGTGGTTTTGGGAGTTTGAAGGAGGTACGCCAGCGACATCTACTGAGAAAAAACCTACTGTCACTTATTCTACTATAGGGGTATATGACGTGAAGCTAACCGTGACGGGAACAGAGCCTGATCGTGAAACTGTAGTAACCAAAACGGACTACATGACCGTGACAGATCCCCTGCCTCCAGTCGCTGATTTTACTTCTGATTATAACAATACATTGGTGTTTTTAGCAGGAGGCGTCATTGCATATACGGACGAATCTCTCAACGATGCGACGAGTTATCTGTGGGAATTCGAAGGAGGTACGCCTGCTACTTCCACGGATGCCAATCCTACGGTGACTTACAATACTGCAGGTACCTATGATGTGAAACTGACTGCTACCAATGATCTTGGCAGTGATACCAAGACTCTCACAAATCATGTAGTCGTATCCTCTAATGGTAGTGTGTGCGACGATTCACCAGCTAATTTGATCGCTTGTGGCAACTATGATGGAGAGTCTGATGATCTTTCTGGGTGGCGCGCGGCTAGAGGAGCTACTTTTACAAATACTGATTTGATATTTAATCAAATGGATCACTTGGGAATTTCTTCTACGACAGTAAATGGAGGAATTGGTAGTGTTACCTACGAGATGATCGAAAGCAATGGCTTAGTTATCTTTGTCGGAAGTGAATTTACAGTAGATGTAGAGTCAAGTTATACTTTTACTACAGATATTTATGCGGAGACACTTGGTACGACCTCTGGCAACATGGTGGTAGAGTTGGCTATCATACCAAAAGGTACAAATGATTCTAATCTTTATCGAGCATGGCAGGCACCTGCTGATATGAAAGATAAGTGGTCAACGAAGTCTATGAACAAGATATTGCCAGTGGGCACGTATGTAGTAGGCTATCGCTTGTATGGAGGCCATTCCAAGTGGCACTTTGACAATCTGAAAGTGGTGAAAAACTAA